Proteins encoded by one window of Methanothermobacter sp. K4:
- the coaBC gene encoding bifunctional phosphopantothenoylcysteine decarboxylase/phosphopantothenate--cysteine ligase CoaBC, giving the protein MEIVLCVTGSVAAIEAVKLARELRRQGASVRCFMSEDACRIIHPYAMEFATGSKPILELTGEIEHVKYADSDLILVAPATANIIGKLAFKLADNPISSLLLTASGMGTPIVMVPSMHEAMYAAAEGNIQRLREEGVVFVEPRMDEGKAKFPDINTIVLEAMRQTSKQSLRGKRFLISLGGTYEPIDPVRGITNRSSGKMGLAVARRAYIEGADVTLLAGVVSVDIPQQFTVVGAETADSMASAVRELIGEHDVFVSAAAVADFKPTYTGRKISSDGELTLTLKPNPKIIKIARELNPDALIVGFKAEYDVPREELIRSAEKQMQEAGVDIVVANDVSVEGFGSDSNRAIIVSDKAVELPVMSKDDLASLIVDEIAVKLEEKE; this is encoded by the coding sequence ATGGAGATCGTACTTTGCGTTACAGGAAGTGTTGCCGCCATTGAGGCAGTTAAACTCGCAAGGGAACTGAGAAGGCAGGGTGCCAGTGTCAGATGTTTCATGAGTGAGGACGCCTGCAGGATAATACACCCCTATGCTATGGAATTTGCCACAGGAAGCAAACCCATCCTTGAACTTACAGGGGAGATAGAGCACGTTAAGTACGCCGACTCAGACCTCATCCTTGTGGCCCCTGCAACGGCCAACATCATAGGTAAGCTTGCCTTTAAGCTGGCCGACAACCCCATATCCTCCCTTCTCCTTACGGCATCGGGGATGGGAACCCCCATAGTTATGGTCCCATCCATGCATGAGGCCATGTATGCCGCCGCAGAGGGGAACATACAAAGGCTGAGGGAGGAGGGGGTTGTCTTTGTTGAGCCCCGCATGGATGAGGGGAAGGCAAAGTTTCCGGACATCAACACGATAGTACTTGAGGCAATGAGGCAGACCTCCAAGCAGAGTTTGAGGGGTAAAAGGTTCCTCATAAGCCTTGGCGGAACATATGAGCCAATCGATCCAGTGAGGGGCATTACAAACAGGAGTTCAGGTAAGATGGGCCTTGCGGTTGCACGAAGGGCATACATTGAGGGTGCCGACGTTACACTCCTGGCGGGTGTAGTCTCGGTGGATATCCCCCAGCAGTTCACCGTTGTAGGGGCTGAGACAGCGGATTCCATGGCATCCGCAGTCAGGGAACTTATAGGTGAACATGATGTATTTGTATCGGCTGCAGCAGTCGCTGACTTCAAACCCACCTACACAGGTAGGAAGATATCCTCAGATGGTGAGCTTACACTCACACTGAAACCAAACCCCAAGATCATAAAAATTGCAAGAGAACTTAACCCTGATGCACTTATTGTTGGATTCAAGGCCGAGTACGATGTCCCCAGGGAGGAACTTATCAGATCTGCAGAGAAGCAGATGCAGGAGGCTGGTGTGGATATCGTCGTTGCAAATGATGTTTCAGTTGAGGGCTTCGGCTCAGACAGTAACAGGGCCATCATAGTCTCAGATAAGGCAGTGGAACTTCCTGTAATGAGCAAGGATGACCTTGCATCCCTCATAGTTGATGAAATTGCAGTGAAACTTGAAGAGAAGGAATGA
- a CDS encoding PsbP-related protein, whose translation MRKHWLILFIIMVVAVSGCTSPDSNSENQTKRFSGNNISFEYPSSWVTANSLANETVAAVGDPASVDSSGLAQVSVVIQSRELKGNLYDMYRDNYDALFTNSSYRRVSESNTTIGGYQAIENVYLVLDGAQKKQRAIWIQNNRRVYVILCTAPAERFDAERKNFDLIVNSFRFI comes from the coding sequence ATGAGGAAACACTGGCTCATTCTTTTCATAATAATGGTAGTTGCTGTGTCAGGATGCACATCACCTGACAGTAACTCAGAGAACCAGACCAAAAGGTTCTCAGGAAACAATATTTCATTTGAGTACCCATCCAGCTGGGTGACAGCCAACTCACTGGCAAACGAAACAGTCGCAGCCGTTGGGGACCCGGCATCAGTTGATTCATCTGGACTTGCACAGGTCTCAGTTGTGATCCAGTCAAGGGAGCTTAAGGGTAACCTCTATGATATGTACAGGGACAATTACGATGCACTGTTCACCAACTCCAGTTACAGGAGGGTCTCAGAGTCAAACACGACCATAGGTGGTTACCAGGCAATAGAGAATGTTTACCTTGTCCTTGATGGGGCACAGAAGAAGCAGAGGGCCATCTGGATACAGAACAACAGAAGGGTCTATGTGATACTCTGCACAGCCCCGGCTGAGAGGTTCGATGCTGAAAGGAAGAACTTCGACCTCATCGTGAACAGCTTCAGATTTATTTAA
- a CDS encoding CBS domain-containing protein, whose product MNDLFVRDVMTLNPVSVSLETAATRVRSILRDEDFRCVPVVEGEKLRGLITRGDVLNITATKSNLEARGIMEKPKVILTPEMDAMKAASDLLKAGEIQAPVVESTDSMKLVGILSAIDLISGFLENGYEPVRSPVSEIMSPDPVTCEHSDQLSAVWDLMDESGFSGLPVMKKGKMIGIITRKDLLRYGHARIHRESGEVKSVAVEKIMKTPPVAITPDTPSEKAASLMLEKDIGRIPVVENPVFVKRDPSMVKEADLLGIVSREDVLEAYIK is encoded by the coding sequence GTGAATGATTTGTTTGTAAGAGACGTAATGACTTTAAATCCCGTCTCAGTCTCACTTGAAACTGCCGCCACTAGAGTAAGATCCATTCTAAGGGATGAAGATTTCAGATGTGTCCCTGTGGTTGAGGGAGAGAAACTGAGGGGTCTTATAACAAGGGGTGATGTGCTCAACATCACAGCAACCAAGTCAAATCTTGAGGCAAGGGGTATAATGGAGAAACCAAAGGTTATCCTGACCCCTGAGATGGATGCGATGAAGGCAGCATCTGACCTTTTAAAGGCCGGTGAGATACAGGCACCTGTTGTTGAGTCAACCGACAGCATGAAGCTTGTGGGAATACTGAGCGCCATAGACCTCATATCAGGCTTCCTTGAAAATGGCTATGAGCCGGTCAGAAGCCCTGTAAGTGAGATAATGTCCCCAGACCCTGTTACATGTGAGCACAGCGATCAGCTTTCAGCTGTATGGGATCTTATGGATGAATCAGGGTTTTCAGGTCTTCCTGTGATGAAGAAGGGTAAAATGATAGGTATCATAACCAGGAAGGACCTTCTGAGGTACGGTCATGCAAGGATACACAGGGAATCAGGTGAAGTGAAATCCGTGGCGGTTGAGAAGATAATGAAGACACCACCTGTTGCCATAACACCGGATACTCCTTCTGAAAAGGCTGCCTCTCTCATGCTGGAGAAGGATATTGGAAGGATCCCCGTGGTTGAAAACCCGGTATTTGTGAAGAGGGACCCCAGCATGGTGAAGGAAGCCGATCTTCTGGGTATAGTGTCCAGGGAGGACGTCCTGGAAGCTTATATCAAGTGA
- a CDS encoding CBS domain-containing protein, giving the protein MIIKNIMSEDPVCIDKDQNVCDALRLMGKKNVSRLLVINTNSENERELVGIVTEKDIAIKLGSSRYGNMAPSHFHVSTVMTGELITADPDMDAGNAASIMLENNIGSLPVILDDEILGIVTKSDLLDICRGRAYERYTAGDVMSTEMITVSPQERAVHARRMMIDAGIGRLLVMDGGELAGILTAKDMTRAVINFRKVVPDKHKSSRIRNLLVEDIMKQNVRTVEADTQVTDLASMMMETGYGGFPVVDGELEGIVTKTDILDLIVEIEGVF; this is encoded by the coding sequence ATGATAATTAAGAATATAATGTCAGAGGATCCGGTCTGCATCGATAAGGACCAGAACGTCTGCGACGCCCTTCGATTAATGGGTAAGAAAAACGTATCAAGGCTCCTTGTCATCAACACAAACAGTGAAAATGAGAGGGAACTTGTGGGGATAGTCACCGAGAAGGATATAGCCATAAAACTGGGATCATCAAGGTACGGAAACATGGCCCCATCCCACTTCCATGTCTCAACGGTCATGACAGGGGAACTCATAACCGCGGATCCAGACATGGATGCAGGAAACGCGGCAAGTATCATGCTCGAGAACAACATAGGAAGCCTGCCTGTTATCCTTGATGATGAGATACTGGGAATCGTGACCAAATCAGACCTCCTTGATATATGCAGGGGAAGGGCCTATGAGAGGTACACCGCAGGCGATGTGATGAGCACAGAGATGATAACAGTATCCCCCCAGGAGAGGGCTGTCCATGCAAGGAGGATGATGATTGATGCGGGTATAGGACGGCTTCTGGTCATGGATGGAGGGGAACTCGCAGGTATACTCACCGCAAAGGACATGACACGCGCAGTTATAAACTTCAGGAAGGTCGTCCCGGATAAACACAAATCATCAAGGATAAGAAACCTTCTGGTTGAGGATATAATGAAACAGAACGTCAGGACTGTCGAGGCAGACACGCAGGTAACGGATCTTGCATCAATGATGATGGAGACAGGTTACGGCGGTTTCCCTGTTGTGGACGGGGAACTCGAGGGTATAGTGACAAAGACGGACATCCTTGACCTCATAGTTGAGATAGAGGGTGTCTTCTAA
- a CDS encoding 7-carboxy-7-deazaguanine synthase QueE: MRAPIMEVFSSIQGEGLLIGKRQIFIRFAGCNLNCSYCDTPESRDPSCGEEISANQLLGMVENLMTPDFHSLSITGGEPLLYPDFIREFLEDSPWSALLETNGSLPASARRVSHLFDYASVDIKTSEHFSGDSNHNITESDISGPDDLIDREIQVINILISKGVNTYCKVVVMPTTGAEYIGALAMRLREGVDDPEKLSMVIQPCSPPEQWALYTPRLLEMSQEAGKYMDIYVIPQMHRALGLR; the protein is encoded by the coding sequence ATGAGGGCACCCATTATGGAGGTCTTCAGCAGCATCCAGGGTGAGGGCCTCCTTATAGGGAAGAGGCAGATTTTCATACGGTTCGCCGGCTGCAACCTTAACTGCAGCTACTGTGACACCCCTGAGAGCAGGGACCCATCATGTGGGGAGGAAATCTCAGCAAACCAGCTTCTGGGGATGGTTGAAAACCTCATGACACCCGATTTTCATTCACTGAGCATCACAGGTGGCGAACCGCTTCTTTACCCTGACTTTATCAGGGAATTCCTTGAGGATTCCCCCTGGAGCGCTCTCCTTGAAACCAACGGCTCTCTCCCGGCCAGTGCCCGGAGGGTATCCCACCTCTTTGATTACGCATCGGTGGATATTAAAACATCTGAACATTTTTCAGGTGATTCCAACCATAATATTACAGAATCCGATATATCCGGGCCAGATGACCTCATTGATCGGGAGATTCAAGTCATAAACATATTAATATCAAAAGGTGTAAATACATATTGTAAGGTGGTTGTGATGCCCACAACGGGGGCTGAATACATCGGGGCCCTGGCCATGCGGCTCCGTGAAGGCGTTGATGACCCTGAAAAACTTTCAATGGTTATACAGCCCTGCAGTCCCCCTGAACAGTGGGCTCTGTACACTCCTCGCCTGCTGGAAATGTCTCAGGAAGCCGGAAAGTATATGGATATTTACGTTATACCACAGATGCATAGGGCCCTTGGCCTTAGGTAG
- a CDS encoding PPC domain-containing DNA-binding protein, producing MIILRLEPGMDLMAEMEALDVEGVVVAGIGSLHGVRIRTANESILTVEGPLEIISLQGTITGDGVHIHIAVADSSGRVLGGHLKGYCRIRTTVELAVIPYHGKLKRVMDERTGYRELLVID from the coding sequence ATGATTATCCTGAGACTTGAGCCTGGCATGGATCTCATGGCTGAGATGGAGGCCCTTGATGTTGAAGGTGTCGTTGTAGCAGGTATAGGTAGCCTCCATGGTGTGAGGATAAGGACCGCGAATGAGAGCATCCTTACGGTTGAGGGCCCCCTTGAGATAATATCCCTTCAGGGGACAATCACAGGTGATGGCGTCCACATCCACATTGCAGTGGCTGATTCCTCTGGAAGGGTACTTGGCGGACACCTCAAGGGCTACTGCAGGATAAGGACAACAGTCGAGCTTGCCGTGATACCATATCATGGTAAACTGAAAAGGGTGATGGATGAGAGAACCGGTTACAGGGAGCTACTGGTTATTGACTGA
- the pheA gene encoding prephenate dehydratase yields MAGGSIAYLGPEGTFTEEAALHIGEKLLAFDSILEVLGAVASGKASRGVVPIENSIEGPVGVTLDLLAWEYDLCIEREIILRVRHNLLVNSGVSLGEVREVYSHPQSLAQCRRFLEKLGVTTHSAPSTAAAARTIVGRRELAAIGTLRAADIYGLDVIAEDIQDFDPNFTRFIVLSEKDHEPTGRDKTSIVFALAEDRPGGLYEVLGFFAEHDVNLTKIESRPSKRGLGKYIFFIDFEGHRKDAVIMDVLDCIADRTPFFKILGSYPEGTVYE; encoded by the coding sequence ATGGCAGGGGGATCCATAGCCTACCTTGGGCCTGAGGGGACCTTCACCGAGGAGGCTGCACTCCATATTGGTGAGAAACTCCTGGCCTTTGACTCCATACTTGAGGTTCTGGGGGCGGTGGCATCAGGTAAGGCTTCACGGGGGGTTGTCCCCATTGAAAACTCAATTGAAGGGCCGGTTGGGGTAACACTTGACCTTCTGGCATGGGAATATGATCTGTGCATAGAGAGGGAGATAATACTGAGGGTGAGGCATAACCTCCTTGTCAACAGTGGCGTATCCCTGGGGGAGGTCAGGGAGGTTTACTCACACCCCCAGTCCCTTGCACAGTGCCGGAGGTTCCTGGAGAAGCTGGGTGTCACAACACATTCAGCACCCAGCACAGCAGCAGCAGCCAGGACGATAGTGGGGAGACGGGAACTTGCGGCGATAGGGACCCTGAGGGCAGCGGATATATATGGCCTTGATGTGATCGCAGAGGACATACAGGACTTTGACCCCAACTTCACAAGGTTCATAGTCCTCTCAGAAAAGGATCATGAGCCAACAGGGAGGGATAAGACCTCCATAGTTTTTGCTCTGGCAGAGGACAGGCCCGGGGGGCTTTATGAGGTTCTGGGATTCTTTGCAGAGCATGATGTGAACCTCACGAAGATAGAGTCCAGACCCTCCAAGAGGGGGCTTGGCAAGTACATATTCTTCATAGACTTTGAGGGGCACAGGAAGGATGCCGTCATAATGGATGTGCTTGATTGTATAGCTGATAGAACACCTTTCTTTAAGATTCTGGGTTCCTATCCGGAGGGAACTGTTTATGAATAG
- a CDS encoding CBS domain-containing protein encodes MRKKDTINLVKSRDRGPIEFESRNFDHEGDVMTIAGKEVISIPQTATIKEAAEIMVKNKFRRLPITNPGTGKLQGIVTAMDILDFLGGGDKFKILDNKYDDNFLAAVNEPVKSIMTRDVIQITTRDSISDAVTMMLENSVGALPVVDDEGRIAGIVSERDFVLLMAGVFIDEVTEDHMTADVITTTPGTPIEGASKIMVRNRLRRIPVIGEERRTPHPEDEKLVGIVTSTDILEFLGRNQAFNSMKTNSAEEVLSTPVTEIMEREVCTVTSTTTLGEVCEIMEKHGIGGLPVVDYGNLRGIITESDLLRAITG; translated from the coding sequence ATGAGAAAAAAAGACACCATAAACCTGGTAAAGTCTAGGGACCGTGGTCCCATTGAATTCGAGAGCAGAAACTTCGACCATGAAGGCGATGTCATGACAATCGCCGGGAAGGAAGTAATTTCCATACCACAGACAGCCACCATCAAGGAAGCAGCGGAGATAATGGTTAAGAACAAATTCAGGAGGCTTCCCATAACAAACCCCGGAACAGGGAAGCTCCAGGGGATAGTAACGGCCATGGACATCCTGGACTTTTTAGGAGGGGGAGATAAATTCAAGATCCTGGATAACAAGTATGATGATAACTTCCTCGCAGCAGTCAACGAACCGGTTAAGAGTATAATGACACGTGATGTCATCCAAATAACCACCAGGGACTCCATATCAGATGCGGTGACCATGATGCTTGAAAACAGTGTCGGCGCCCTGCCGGTTGTGGATGATGAGGGGAGGATAGCAGGTATAGTATCCGAGAGGGACTTTGTGCTCCTCATGGCAGGGGTATTCATTGATGAGGTCACTGAGGATCACATGACAGCTGATGTTATAACAACAACACCGGGAACACCGATAGAGGGCGCCTCCAAAATAATGGTAAGAAACAGGCTCAGGAGAATACCAGTTATTGGTGAGGAGCGAAGAACCCCCCACCCAGAGGATGAGAAACTGGTTGGAATTGTTACCTCCACCGATATACTCGAGTTCCTTGGAAGGAACCAGGCATTCAACTCAATGAAAACCAACAGTGCCGAGGAGGTTCTCTCCACACCTGTCACCGAAATAATGGAAAGGGAGGTCTGCACCGTCACATCAACAACAACCCTTGGAGAGGTCTGTGAGATCATGGAGAAACATGGAATTGGTGGTCTGCCGGTGGTGGACTATGGAAACCTCCGGGGAATCATAACAGAGAGCGACCTTCTGAGGGCAATAACAGGTTAG
- a CDS encoding CBS domain-containing protein: protein MEMETKVTVHDAMTSNVITADPGISVAEAASIMTEKKVGSIIVKSNSEPEGLITESDIIRKVVSKDLAASKVTIGEVMSRNLISIEPERELSDAARLMAKNSIRRLPVVKDGALVGILTSSDVMMVAPELTEILVENARIEENRALTPENERSVPGVCEVCGNYEEYLEEYDGRYICEECKEDLEGE from the coding sequence ATGGAAATGGAAACAAAGGTTACAGTCCATGATGCCATGACATCGAATGTTATAACAGCAGACCCTGGCATCAGCGTTGCAGAAGCAGCATCAATAATGACAGAAAAGAAGGTCGGAAGCATCATTGTGAAGAGCAACTCCGAACCTGAAGGACTCATCACAGAGAGTGACATCATAAGGAAGGTGGTTTCCAAGGACCTGGCTGCCAGCAAGGTTACAATTGGCGAGGTAATGAGCCGTAACCTCATAAGCATAGAACCTGAAAGGGAACTCAGTGACGCTGCAAGGCTGATGGCAAAGAACAGTATAAGGAGGCTCCCTGTGGTTAAGGACGGTGCACTTGTGGGGATACTGACATCCTCTGATGTCATGATGGTCGCCCCTGAACTCACCGAGATCCTTGTTGAGAATGCAAGGATTGAGGAGAACAGGGCACTGACGCCTGAGAATGAGAGGTCCGTCCCCGGTGTGTGCGAGGTCTGCGGTAACTATGAGGAGTACCTTGAGGAGTACGATGGTAGGTACATATGCGAGGAGTGTAAAGAGGACCTAGAGGGTGAATGA
- a CDS encoding RNA ligase: protein MNTDIPFCEITEKTGIPSPRLKDGLDRGAIRVIEEGGMNALLFKKSLMDLEAGTVIYTGDEVEVIRGFPKIRRTLLLSPTLMEHFRDRVAVEEKMNGYNVRITRLSSGDTVALTRGGHVCPFTTRKALELMDLDRFFSDHGELVVCGEMVGRDNPYVSQDYPEVGPLGFRVFDLREKNTNRPLPIKEKRDILESYGLPPVRLFGIYPVEDAAEEVADIIRTLGKEGREGVVMKDPSMDLPPLKYTSSQAHARELAYAFSYPFDFGRPFFFSRVIREGFQAYELDESDDETLERAHRLGEAIIYPMLERIKAIAGGESAYEDTIIDVEDRETAEEFIRHLVHLGVSATLADYRDGKATVRRFYQATTDRINNYLEGGLY, encoded by the coding sequence ATGAATACAGACATTCCTTTCTGTGAGATCACAGAGAAAACAGGAATTCCCTCTCCAAGGCTGAAGGATGGACTGGACAGGGGCGCCATCAGGGTCATTGAGGAGGGCGGTATGAATGCCCTACTTTTCAAAAAGTCCCTCATGGACCTTGAGGCAGGCACGGTTATCTACACTGGAGATGAGGTTGAGGTTATCCGGGGGTTCCCGAAGATCAGGAGAACACTTCTACTCTCCCCCACCCTGATGGAACACTTCAGGGACAGAGTTGCAGTGGAGGAGAAGATGAACGGCTACAATGTCCGCATAACACGCCTTTCATCAGGTGATACGGTTGCGCTCACACGCGGAGGTCATGTATGTCCATTCACAACCCGGAAGGCACTGGAACTCATGGACCTTGACAGGTTCTTCTCTGACCACGGGGAACTTGTTGTATGCGGTGAGATGGTTGGAAGGGACAACCCCTATGTTTCACAGGACTACCCTGAGGTGGGTCCGCTGGGTTTCAGGGTCTTTGACCTCAGGGAGAAGAACACCAACAGACCCCTCCCAATAAAAGAGAAGAGGGACATTCTTGAATCCTATGGTCTTCCACCCGTACGTTTATTTGGAATTTACCCTGTCGAGGATGCTGCAGAGGAGGTTGCAGACATAATAAGAACCCTGGGAAAGGAGGGAAGGGAGGGGGTTGTTATGAAGGACCCCTCCATGGATTTACCACCCCTGAAGTACACATCATCCCAGGCACATGCACGGGAACTTGCATATGCCTTCAGCTACCCCTTTGACTTTGGGAGGCCCTTCTTCTTCAGCAGGGTTATAAGGGAGGGGTTCCAGGCCTATGAACTGGATGAGTCAGATGATGAAACCCTTGAAAGGGCTCACCGACTTGGAGAGGCGATAATATACCCCATGCTTGAGAGGATAAAGGCCATAGCCGGCGGCGAGTCCGCCTACGAGGACACGATCATCGATGTGGAGGACAGGGAGACAGCCGAGGAATTCATAAGGCACCTTGTACATCTCGGTGTCTCAGCGACCCTCGCAGATTACAGGGACGGTAAGGCCACGGTGAGGCGATTCTACCAGGCAACAACAGACAGAATAAACAATTACCTGGAGGGGGGCCTCTACTGA
- a CDS encoding DUF366 family protein has product MIYEHLEDPILYDGSQIEPAWALSELGIKGSSIITWIGPMDVKNIVDYEDVDLEIKSENVLHFIVEHFDEQPSSLRLSYHRQRILVMLLMEELRAHGFEIRREGDDLYVGSSKLTVSIATASVSSMKIHLGVNIHEKGTPDDVDTVGLLDERPELGMDGVVQIAENVAMAYIHEIGSIEEDICKTRIF; this is encoded by the coding sequence ATGATATATGAGCACCTTGAGGACCCTATCCTGTATGATGGAAGCCAGATAGAACCTGCATGGGCCCTCAGTGAACTGGGAATAAAGGGTTCGAGCATAATAACCTGGATAGGCCCAATGGATGTGAAGAACATCGTGGACTACGAGGACGTTGACCTTGAGATAAAGTCTGAGAATGTCCTTCACTTCATTGTTGAACACTTTGATGAACAGCCATCAAGTCTGCGTTTATCCTATCACAGGCAGAGGATCCTGGTCATGCTCCTCATGGAGGAACTTCGGGCTCATGGATTCGAGATCCGGAGGGAGGGTGATGACCTCTACGTAGGATCATCCAAGTTAACTGTTTCCATAGCAACCGCCTCGGTATCCAGCATGAAGATACACCTGGGTGTGAACATCCATGAGAAGGGCACACCAGATGATGTGGATACCGTGGGGCTCCTGGATGAGAGGCCTGAACTTGGAATGGATGGTGTGGTACAGATAGCAGAGAACGTTGCCATGGCATACATACATGAGATTGGCTCCATCGAGGAGGACATATGCAAAACCCGGATTTTCTGA
- a CDS encoding 6-carboxytetrahydropterin synthase — MKIVINGIHANLRFSAAHMIPEHESCGCIHGHSYIVDVKVEGKRSGRHGFVADFKDVKAVVRELCSRFDHKLLIPLRSPLINFSSTSGNIKFEISGKEYSIPEEDCCLLDLESSSAEELSRYFASTLFKELGRKYDISSVEVCVNEGIGQGAIYTISR, encoded by the coding sequence ATGAAAATAGTTATCAACGGGATACACGCCAATTTAAGGTTTTCAGCGGCCCACATGATACCTGAACACGAGTCATGTGGATGCATACATGGACATTCATACATAGTTGACGTGAAGGTTGAGGGGAAAAGGAGTGGCAGGCACGGGTTCGTGGCTGACTTCAAGGATGTTAAGGCAGTGGTCAGAGAACTATGCAGCAGATTTGACCATAAACTCCTCATACCACTCAGAAGCCCGCTCATAAATTTCTCATCAACAAGTGGAAACATCAAATTTGAGATCAGTGGTAAGGAGTACAGCATCCCCGAGGAGGACTGCTGCCTCCTTGACCTGGAATCCAGCTCTGCAGAGGAACTTTCACGTTACTTTGCCTCCACCCTCTTTAAGGAGCTTGGCAGAAAGTACGATATATCCTCGGTTGAGGTCTGCGTAAATGAGGGAATAGGACAGGGGGCCATCTACACCATATCCCGGTGA
- a CDS encoding CBS domain-containing protein produces MNVGSIMTDEVFVMEDTQQVAYARNLMLRHGISRVVVVDSGGKPAGIVTETDITRKLRINGPAWKRRPIDKISIRRVMNENPISVDINATPREAADLMLKKKIGSLLVMDGEELAGIITKRDLLRFFKDRCAGRWKVEDLMTRDVKTVTANHTLAHVIDVMEENGISRVIVTGNGAVEGIITSENLSFATFEDPERGIPVERVYFISRASEEKRRARTIAMLTAGDIMTEDVITVEPSADASEAASVMLDNGISGLPVVEDEELVGIITKTDIISGIQ; encoded by the coding sequence ATGAACGTTGGAAGTATAATGACAGATGAAGTCTTTGTCATGGAAGACACACAGCAGGTTGCATACGCCAGGAACCTCATGCTAAGGCACGGGATAAGCAGGGTAGTCGTCGTGGACTCCGGGGGGAAACCAGCAGGTATCGTCACAGAGACAGACATAACAAGGAAACTGAGAATCAATGGACCAGCATGGAAGAGGAGACCAATAGATAAGATCTCAATAAGAAGGGTGATGAACGAGAACCCCATAAGCGTGGATATCAATGCCACTCCAAGGGAAGCCGCCGACCTGATGCTCAAGAAGAAAATAGGCTCACTCCTTGTGATGGATGGAGAGGAACTTGCAGGCATCATAACCAAGAGGGACCTTCTCAGATTCTTCAAGGACAGGTGCGCCGGCAGATGGAAGGTTGAGGATTTAATGACCCGGGATGTTAAAACGGTGACAGCCAATCATACACTGGCCCATGTTATAGATGTCATGGAGGAGAACGGCATATCAAGGGTTATCGTAACAGGAAACGGGGCCGTTGAGGGAATAATAACCTCTGAGAATCTCTCATTTGCAACATTCGAGGACCCTGAGAGGGGCATACCGGTTGAAAGGGTCTACTTCATAAGCCGTGCATCCGAGGAGAAGAGGAGGGCCAGGACAATCGCAATGTTAACTGCAGGGGATATAATGACTGAGGACGTCATAACGGTCGAACCATCAGCCGATGCATCGGAGGCGGCGTCAGTGATGCTTGATAACGGCATAAGCGGACTGCCAGTTGTTGAGGATGAGGAACTGGTGGGAATAATAACAAAAACAGATATAATAAGCGGGATACAGTAG
- a CDS encoding transcription elongation factor NusA, with amino-acid sequence MVLPICDVCLKSGILCQGCENKLKTGEVTQTELEISKVLYRIGEGKLGFKRAIDLDGIVIIITEPDEVGKLIGKGGKIVRAISRALGKKVRVVGENSDLKSVAEDVLAPARISGINIVFGKDGEERFKIRVMREDARRVPGKLETLNEIIEMLTGEKTVVVIDDT; translated from the coding sequence ATGGTATTGCCAATATGCGATGTCTGTCTTAAAAGCGGAATTTTATGTCAGGGCTGTGAAAATAAACTTAAAACAGGGGAGGTAACTCAGACTGAACTGGAGATATCAAAGGTTCTATACAGGATTGGAGAGGGAAAACTTGGATTTAAAAGGGCCATAGATCTTGATGGAATAGTTATAATCATAACGGAGCCTGATGAGGTCGGAAAATTGATAGGCAAGGGCGGTAAAATCGTAAGGGCAATATCAAGGGCCCTGGGCAAGAAGGTGAGGGTGGTTGGTGAGAACTCTGACCTCAAATCAGTTGCAGAGGATGTACTTGCACCAGCAAGGATTTCAGGTATCAACATAGTATTTGGAAAGGACGGCGAGGAACGCTTCAAGATCAGGGTTATGCGGGAGGATGCAAGGAGAGTTCCAGGAAAACTTGAAACCCTCAACGAGATAATTGAAATGCTGACCGGCGAGAAAACGGTTGTTGTTATAGATGACACATGA